A single window of Culicoides brevitarsis isolate CSIRO-B50_1 chromosome 3, AGI_CSIRO_Cbre_v1, whole genome shotgun sequence DNA harbors:
- the LOC134835382 gene encoding nucleic acid dioxygenase ALKBH1 — translation MENDKFKESFKYFKSRNPPPDLSLAIDIDGEKHQNVLCRLTVNTSLLSPSLSSILKSEWDVFQFQPCPGLILIRNPFTPLGQRYFMARCLQNYPIKNPTNLQTKNISLEKSSWWEELQEIKDPVAHKKLREDLRWTTLGYHHDWETKVYDEKMRNEFPADLEFLVKEIAKVMKFKEYQPEAAIVNYYPLNATLAGHVDYSEKCNEPLFSISLGQSACFLIGGETKDIKPHPLLLQSGDICIFTEQSRFAYHAVPKIIKIEEKVWNEDKNNETQSNSMNLPEYFDTKTVEIVQNSEQWKAFDDYVSLCRININVRQVFKDVDDQNFVNENKKMKT, via the exons ttaagtattttaaatcaaGAAATCCACCGCCAGACCTTTCCTTAGCGATCGACATTGACGGAGAGAAACATCAAAAC gttctaTGCCGCTTAACCGTAAACACGTCCCTCTTAAGTCCTTCTTTATCGTCAATTTTGAAGTCCGAATGGGACGTCTTTCAGTTCCAGCCTTGTCCGGGTCTCATTCTCATCAGAAATCCTTTTACTCCGCTCGGTCAGAGATATTTTATGGCAAGATGTCTTCAGAATTACCCAATTAAAAATCCCACAAATTTAcagacgaaaaatatttctctcgaAAAATCGTCTTGGTGGGAGGAATTACAAGAAATTAAGGATCCAGTTGCTCACAAGAAGCTCCGTGAAGATCTCCGTTGGACCACACTTGGATACCATCATGATTGGGAAACGAAAGTTTATGATGAGAAAATGCGAAATGAATTTCCGGCggatttggaatttttagtCAAGGAAATTGCAAAAgtgatgaaatttaaagaatatcAACCGGAAGCAGcaattgtaaattattatccGTTAAATGCAACGTTAGCTGGTCACGTGGATTACAGCGAAAAATGCAACGAACCTTTGTTTTCCATTAGTTTGGGACAATCTGCGTGTTTTTTGATTGGCGGAGAGACGAAAGACATTAAGCCTCATCCGTTGTTGCTCCAAAGCGGAgacatttgtatttttacgGAACAATCGAGATTCGC ttaccaCGCAGtgccaaaaataatcaaaattgaagaaaaagtgTGGAATgaagacaaaaataatgaaactcAAAGTAATTCGATGAATTTACCAGaatattttgatacaaaaactgttgaaattgttcaaaattcggAACAATGGAAGGCTTTTGACGATTATGTGTCGCTGTgtagaataaatataaacgTTAGACAAGTTTTTAAAGACGTTGacgatcaaaattttgttaatgaaaataaaaagatgaaaacttga